In Labilithrix sp., a single genomic region encodes these proteins:
- a CDS encoding DUF1549 domain-containing protein, with product MRLTHLRAPALLALLVACGSGDDDPNGGRSSGSDDPSQDPAGQVPTAEEQVKKILDQRKTDYGEALRTASLKLRDRLPDLAEIKQVDGPDENAKKVAYEKLIDEMLDGPEFGGVMVKFWKDTFRTGQVGQVQENVNKDAAANFAAQITIENRAYTDLFTATENTCPTFDGAANTFTAANCQVPQDGQPGPTVGVLTDPGLMGQYFANMAFRRVRFVQETFVCTKFPAEYGAEPKPMGNGVYTAAIPFTTITGLENTPAARVDFQDTKAVVCANCHANMNHVAPLFLNYAENGGLRNTVQVKVPIMGEPAATRDDYLPPGEGLLWRLDKPLTDMASLGKALAEDPDVAKCAVNRMWNFAMSRGDIVNDLATVPDQVTAPYVEQFKASGMKLKETIRAVFKSEDFTKF from the coding sequence ATGAGACTCACTCACCTCCGCGCGCCCGCTCTCCTCGCCCTCCTCGTGGCGTGCGGCTCGGGCGACGACGACCCGAACGGCGGACGCTCGAGCGGCTCGGACGATCCGTCGCAGGACCCGGCCGGGCAGGTCCCCACCGCCGAAGAGCAGGTGAAGAAGATCCTCGATCAGCGGAAGACCGACTACGGCGAGGCGCTCCGCACCGCGAGCCTCAAGCTCCGCGATCGCCTCCCCGACCTCGCCGAGATCAAGCAGGTCGACGGCCCCGACGAGAACGCGAAGAAGGTCGCGTACGAGAAGCTCATCGACGAGATGCTCGACGGCCCCGAATTCGGCGGCGTGATGGTGAAGTTCTGGAAGGACACCTTCCGCACCGGGCAGGTCGGGCAGGTCCAGGAGAACGTGAACAAGGACGCGGCCGCGAACTTCGCGGCGCAGATCACGATCGAGAACCGGGCCTACACCGATCTCTTCACCGCGACCGAGAACACGTGCCCGACCTTCGACGGCGCGGCGAACACGTTCACCGCCGCCAACTGTCAGGTCCCGCAGGACGGCCAGCCGGGGCCCACCGTCGGCGTCCTCACCGACCCCGGCCTCATGGGGCAGTACTTCGCGAACATGGCCTTCCGCCGCGTGCGCTTCGTCCAGGAGACCTTCGTCTGCACGAAGTTCCCGGCCGAGTACGGCGCGGAGCCGAAGCCGATGGGCAACGGCGTCTACACCGCCGCGATCCCGTTCACGACGATCACCGGCCTCGAGAACACGCCGGCCGCGCGCGTCGACTTCCAGGACACGAAGGCCGTCGTCTGCGCGAACTGCCACGCGAACATGAACCACGTCGCGCCGCTGTTCCTGAACTACGCCGAGAACGGCGGGCTCCGGAACACGGTGCAGGTGAAGGTCCCGATCATGGGCGAGCCCGCCGCGACGCGCGACGACTACCTGCCGCCGGGCGAGGGCCTCCTGTGGCGCCTCGACAAGCCGCTCACCGACATGGCCTCGCTCGGCAAGGCGCTCGCGGAGGACCCCGACGTCGCGAAGTGCGCGGTCAACAGAATGTGGAACTTCGCGATGTCGCGCGGCGACATCGTGAACGACCTCGCGACCGTCCCCGATCAGGTCACCGCTCCGTACGTCGAGCAGTTCAAGGCGAGCGGCATGAAGCTCAAGGAAACCATCCGCGCGGTCTTCAAGAGCGAAGACTTCACGAAGTTCTGA
- a CDS encoding CpaF family protein → MSGGGGHDQIPKEVFEETLLQFFAPIRPYLDDPGVSDIMINGPNQIYVEKKGQLHLVPAKFETREQLVAALRNAAQFVGKHIDELKPILEGRLPDGSRIEAVLPPAAPDGPCVSIRRFFKETLTVKRLIQFGAMTDEVAQVLQALVVSKLNVLVAGGTGSGKTSMLNALSSFIPEGERVVIIEDSRELQLQREHVCQLEARPPDPKGRGEVTIRDLFRATLRLRPDRIVVGEIRSGEALDLIQAMTSGHGGCMSTLHATYPRDTVSRLETMAMMSDVDMPLTALRIQLASAVNIICQVSRLQDGSRKITHITEVLGYDTEKNQYQMQDIVARNYHGFDERGMIISDIAPTGILPRCLPQLHEHGVDLPPGCYEAAKRPPKRNEHY, encoded by the coding sequence ATGAGCGGCGGCGGTGGACACGATCAGATCCCGAAGGAGGTCTTCGAGGAGACCCTCCTCCAGTTCTTTGCCCCGATCCGGCCGTACCTGGACGATCCCGGTGTCAGCGACATCATGATCAACGGCCCGAACCAGATCTACGTCGAGAAGAAGGGGCAGCTCCACCTCGTCCCCGCGAAGTTCGAGACGCGCGAGCAGCTCGTCGCCGCGCTCCGGAACGCGGCGCAGTTCGTCGGCAAGCACATCGACGAGCTGAAGCCGATCCTCGAAGGCCGCCTCCCCGACGGCTCGCGCATCGAGGCGGTGCTCCCGCCCGCGGCGCCGGACGGTCCCTGCGTCTCGATCCGGCGCTTCTTCAAGGAGACCCTCACCGTCAAGCGCCTCATCCAGTTCGGCGCGATGACGGACGAGGTCGCGCAGGTCCTGCAAGCGCTCGTCGTCTCGAAGCTCAACGTGCTCGTCGCGGGCGGCACCGGCTCCGGCAAGACGTCGATGCTGAACGCGCTCTCGTCCTTCATCCCCGAAGGCGAGCGCGTCGTCATCATCGAGGACTCGCGCGAGCTCCAGCTCCAGCGCGAGCACGTCTGCCAGCTCGAGGCGCGCCCGCCCGATCCGAAGGGCCGCGGCGAGGTGACGATCCGCGATCTCTTCCGCGCGACGCTGCGCCTCCGCCCCGACCGCATCGTCGTCGGCGAGATCCGGAGCGGCGAGGCGCTCGACCTGATCCAGGCGATGACCTCGGGTCACGGCGGCTGCATGTCGACGCTCCACGCGACCTACCCGCGCGACACCGTCTCGCGCCTCGAGACGATGGCGATGATGAGCGACGTCGACATGCCGCTCACCGCGCTCCGCATCCAGCTCGCGAGCGCGGTCAACATCATCTGCCAGGTGTCGCGCCTCCAGGACGGGTCGCGAAAGATCACCCACATCACCGAGGTGTTGGGGTACGACACCGAGAAGAATCAGTACCAGATGCAGGACATCGTCGCGCGCAACTACCACGGCTTCGACGAGCGCGGCATGATCATCAGCGACATCGCTCCGACAGGGATCCTCCCGCGCTGCCTCCCTCAGCTGCACGAGCACGGCGTCGACCTCCCTCCTGGTTGCTACGAGGCCGCGAAGCGTCCTCCGAAGCGCAACGAGCACTACTGA
- a CDS encoding tetratricopeptide repeat protein: MLGAALALGGCASQKAQAEQQIRAIEKESDAKTLLERGKAFAFVGDQTRAEEYLAAALSAGADPRDVMPLLMEVCVRTGRYRSAIQHGENHLRQHPGDVRTRLMVGALYAAISEPDRARTHLEQVIAKPVPPPEKIHGEAHYLLGVVARDEHDAVAADRHFREYLRIEPHGSHVEEARGSLLQQVPVPKEETEQ; this comes from the coding sequence TTGCTCGGGGCGGCGCTCGCGCTCGGGGGCTGCGCGAGCCAGAAGGCGCAGGCCGAGCAGCAGATCCGCGCGATCGAGAAGGAGAGCGACGCGAAGACGCTCCTCGAGCGCGGGAAGGCGTTCGCGTTCGTCGGCGATCAGACGCGCGCCGAGGAGTACCTCGCCGCGGCGCTCAGCGCGGGGGCGGACCCGCGCGACGTCATGCCGCTGCTCATGGAGGTGTGCGTGCGGACGGGGCGCTATCGTTCTGCCATCCAGCACGGCGAGAACCACCTCCGGCAACACCCCGGCGACGTCCGGACGCGACTCATGGTCGGCGCGCTCTACGCGGCGATCAGCGAGCCCGATCGCGCGCGCACGCACCTCGAGCAGGTGATCGCGAAGCCGGTCCCGCCGCCGGAGAAGATCCACGGGGAGGCGCACTACCTCCTCGGCGTCGTCGCGCGCGACGAGCACGACGCGGTCGCGGCGGACAGGCACTTCCGCGAGTACCTGCGGATCGAACCGCACGGCTCGCACGTCGAGGAGGCCAGGGGCTCGCTCTTGCAGCAAGTGCCGGTGCCAAAAGAGGAGACCGAACAATGA
- a CDS encoding type II secretion system F family protein, translated as MNFTQLWETKDLSVQLQGMRIGALVAMVCALMLFSYGVASTPTRIASRLGLRGLKRQRVLQQNELWAGIEPLIRWLGVRVSGIMSDSQRAELDRQIGLAGDYLGISADEYLAMTLLSGFAGGIVGAFAGYVLEMGGIIFIVGIMLGGAMPYMQISGVAQERLKNIGRGLPYVIDLMALSMGAGLDFPGAVRQVVEKNSNPNDPLVEEFTLLLQSMNLGRTRKEGLLEFARRAPIETVTEFVNSLVQAEERGNPVAEVLAIQATVSRTRRSVRAEELAAKAGVQMVGPLMLVFFCIMGLLMGPALMNIMAGL; from the coding sequence ATGAACTTCACGCAGCTCTGGGAAACCAAGGACCTCTCCGTCCAGCTGCAGGGCATGCGCATCGGCGCGCTCGTCGCGATGGTGTGCGCGCTGATGCTGTTCTCGTACGGCGTCGCGAGCACGCCGACGCGCATCGCGTCGCGCCTCGGCCTCCGCGGCCTCAAGCGGCAGCGCGTGCTCCAGCAGAACGAGCTGTGGGCCGGCATCGAGCCGCTCATCCGCTGGCTCGGCGTGCGCGTGAGCGGGATCATGAGCGACTCACAGCGCGCGGAGCTCGATCGCCAGATCGGCCTCGCCGGCGACTACCTCGGCATCAGCGCCGACGAGTACCTCGCGATGACGCTGCTCTCCGGGTTCGCGGGCGGCATCGTCGGCGCGTTCGCCGGCTACGTCCTCGAGATGGGCGGCATCATCTTCATCGTCGGCATCATGCTCGGCGGCGCGATGCCGTACATGCAGATCAGCGGCGTCGCGCAGGAGCGGCTCAAGAACATCGGCCGCGGCCTCCCCTACGTCATCGACCTGATGGCGCTGTCGATGGGCGCCGGCCTCGACTTCCCCGGCGCCGTGCGCCAGGTCGTGGAGAAGAACTCGAACCCGAACGATCCCCTCGTCGAGGAGTTCACCCTCCTCCTCCAGAGCATGAACCTCGGCCGCACGCGAAAGGAGGGCCTCCTCGAGTTCGCGCGGCGCGCGCCGATCGAGACGGTCACCGAGTTCGTGAACTCCCTCGTCCAGGCCGAAGAGCGCGGCAACCCGGTCGCCGAGGTCCTCGCGATCCAGGCGACGGTGTCGCGTACCCGCCGCTCCGTGCGCGCCGAGGAGCTCGCGGCGAAGGCGGGCGTCCAGATGGTCGGACCCCTCATGCTCGTGTTCTTCTGCATCATGGGCTTGCTCATGGGCCCGGCATTGATGAACATCATGGCAGGCCTCTAA
- a CDS encoding type II secretion system F family protein, whose product MSADQLSAQTIQLKWASLGVTSFALFVGTWLAAADQSGPVYRYSARYTASLEQKLRPMFIFTPGRLIAYGQCLAAFLLVTGHVLFTIEFWWVGLFFIAIGPTAYIEYMRRERVLKLEEQLDNFILALANALKTTPSIGAAFNSVAAVISNPMQQEVDLAIKEMKVGSTLDQALLHMAARVGSRQLDSALSAILIGRQVGGNLPKVLETTAGTLREMRRLEGVVRTKTAEGKMQLWVIAMMPFALLLGLNYLWPGYFAPLTAGFIGYLICIICTAFWVASIVLARKVLNVDI is encoded by the coding sequence ATGAGCGCCGATCAGCTCTCCGCCCAGACCATCCAGCTCAAGTGGGCCAGCCTCGGCGTGACGTCGTTCGCGCTGTTCGTCGGCACGTGGCTCGCCGCCGCCGACCAGTCGGGGCCCGTCTACCGCTACTCCGCGCGCTACACCGCGTCGCTCGAGCAGAAGCTCCGGCCGATGTTCATCTTCACGCCGGGGCGGCTCATCGCCTACGGCCAGTGCCTCGCCGCGTTCTTGCTCGTCACCGGGCACGTCCTCTTCACGATCGAGTTCTGGTGGGTCGGCCTCTTCTTCATCGCGATCGGCCCGACCGCGTACATCGAGTACATGCGGCGCGAGCGCGTGCTCAAGCTCGAGGAGCAGCTCGACAACTTCATCCTCGCGCTCGCGAACGCGCTCAAGACGACGCCGAGCATCGGCGCCGCGTTCAACTCCGTCGCCGCCGTCATCTCGAACCCGATGCAGCAGGAGGTCGACCTCGCGATCAAGGAGATGAAGGTCGGCTCCACCCTCGACCAGGCCCTCCTCCACATGGCCGCGCGCGTCGGCTCGCGCCAGCTCGACTCCGCGCTCTCGGCGATCCTGATCGGCCGCCAGGTCGGCGGCAACCTGCCCAAGGTGCTCGAGACCACCGCCGGAACGCTCCGCGAGATGCGGCGCCTCGAGGGCGTCGTCCGCACGAAGACCGCCGAAGGCAAGATGCAGCTCTGGGTCATCGCGATGATGCCCTTCGCGCTCCTGCTCGGCTTGAACTACCTCTGGCCCGGCTACTTCGCGCCCCTCACCGCCGGCTTCATCGGGTACCTCATCTGCATCATCTGCACGGCCTTCTGGGTCGCGAGCATCGTCCTCGCGCGCAAGGTCCTGAACGTGGATATCTGA
- the tadA gene encoding Flp pilus assembly complex ATPase component TadA has protein sequence MVVQSDAGQQRTELYPASGPLTIGRHPQCSLRLDSDLVSRQHAVVSAGHGALRVEDVSTNGTIAGDLLLRRDIVDVPYGTPIVVGDFTVFVYAVDEQGNPIGPPAHQPSTETRQRYTQAGPSGSASVAVTNGRARAHAPTTAGVPIPNMSGMNPVIAHVGGQPGPRGVHLPSRGEDERRQSEVSLRREIHKQLLEHLDLATIDAKKLDDPSMRPKVLNALRRIVANLDARIPPEMDRDALIGELADEALGLGPLERFLSDGTITEIMVVDPNTIYIEQNGKITLSQQRFTDDERVRAVIERIVTPLGRRIDESSPLVDARLKDGSRVNAVIRPIALRGSCITIRKFSKVPLTLEKLVSYGSITDRMGRFLTRCVHAKKNIVISGGTGSGKTTLLNVLSGAIPEDERIVTIEDAAELQLKQPHVVSLETRPANLEGRGEYTIRDLVKNALRMRPDRIVVGECRGGEALDMLQAMNTGHDGSLTTTHANSPVEAISRLETLVLMAGVDLPLRAIRDQISNAVHVIVQQSRLSDGTRKVTAISEVTGIDSDTSEIELRPIFEFIRTGTGPKGEVQGEYRATGYLPSFLQTFIVMGLVKKGQPYL, from the coding sequence GTGGTCGTTCAATCAGACGCAGGCCAGCAGCGGACGGAGCTCTACCCCGCCAGCGGCCCGCTCACGATCGGACGCCACCCGCAGTGCTCGCTCCGCCTCGACAGCGACCTCGTCTCGCGCCAGCACGCCGTCGTCAGCGCGGGCCACGGCGCGCTGCGGGTGGAGGACGTCTCGACCAACGGCACGATCGCGGGCGACCTCTTGCTCCGCCGCGACATCGTCGACGTGCCGTACGGGACGCCGATCGTCGTCGGCGACTTCACCGTCTTCGTCTACGCCGTCGACGAGCAGGGCAACCCGATCGGCCCGCCCGCGCATCAGCCCTCGACCGAGACGCGCCAGCGCTACACGCAGGCCGGCCCCTCCGGCTCCGCCTCCGTCGCGGTGACGAACGGGCGCGCGCGCGCCCACGCGCCGACGACGGCGGGGGTGCCGATCCCGAACATGTCGGGGATGAACCCCGTCATCGCGCACGTCGGCGGGCAGCCCGGGCCGCGCGGCGTGCACCTCCCCTCGCGCGGCGAGGACGAGCGGAGGCAGAGCGAGGTCTCGCTCCGGCGCGAGATCCACAAGCAGCTCCTCGAGCACCTCGACCTCGCCACGATCGACGCGAAGAAGCTCGACGACCCGTCGATGCGCCCGAAGGTGCTCAACGCGCTCCGCCGCATCGTCGCCAACCTCGACGCGCGGATCCCGCCGGAGATGGACCGCGACGCGCTGATCGGCGAGCTCGCCGACGAGGCGCTCGGCCTCGGCCCGCTCGAGCGCTTCCTCTCCGACGGGACCATCACCGAGATCATGGTCGTCGATCCGAACACGATCTACATCGAGCAGAACGGCAAGATCACGCTCTCGCAGCAGCGGTTCACCGACGACGAGCGCGTGCGCGCCGTCATCGAGCGCATCGTCACGCCGCTCGGCCGCCGCATCGACGAGTCGTCGCCGCTCGTCGACGCGCGCCTCAAGGACGGCAGCCGCGTGAACGCCGTCATCCGCCCGATCGCGCTCCGCGGCTCGTGCATCACGATCCGTAAGTTCTCGAAGGTCCCGCTCACGCTCGAGAAGCTCGTCTCCTACGGCTCGATCACCGACCGCATGGGCCGCTTCCTCACCCGCTGCGTGCACGCGAAGAAGAACATCGTCATCTCCGGCGGCACCGGCTCCGGAAAGACGACGCTCCTCAACGTCCTTTCCGGCGCGATCCCGGAGGACGAGCGCATCGTCACGATCGAGGACGCGGCGGAGCTCCAGCTGAAGCAGCCGCACGTGGTGTCGCTCGAGACGCGCCCCGCCAACCTCGAGGGCCGCGGCGAGTACACGATCCGCGACCTCGTGAAGAACGCGCTCCGTATGCGCCCCGACCGCATCGTCGTCGGCGAGTGCCGCGGCGGCGAGGCGCTCGACATGCTCCAGGCGATGAACACCGGCCACGACGGCTCGCTCACGACGACGCACGCGAACTCGCCGGTCGAGGCGATCAGCCGCCTCGAGACGCTCGTCCTCATGGCCGGCGTCGACCTCCCGCTCCGCGCGATCCGCGATCAGATCTCGAACGCGGTCCACGTCATCGTGCAGCAGAGCCGCCTCTCCGACGGCACGCGCAAGGTCACCGCCATCAGCGAGGTGACGGGCATCGACTCGGACACGAGCGAGATCGAGCTCCGTCCCATCTTCGAGTTCATTCGCACCGGCACCGGCCCGAAGGGCGAGGTGCAGGGCGAATACCGTGCGACCGGTTATCTCCCGAGCTTCCTCCAGACCTTCATCGTCATGGGGCTCGTGAAGAAGGGGCAGCCGTACCTATGA
- a CDS encoding pilus assembly protein N-terminal domain-containing protein gives MTRLTRVLALAAALAAGGVVLAAPEAAWAQKNKGEHEDIALAIGETRTLPATGVREYSEGVKGIVDVVPTPDGKTFILTGRREGTTTLLLIGAGGQQTVYEVNVAKRNVGVVEREVQELIKDINGPRTRRIGAKVFIDGAVATPAEKARVDQIASLYGEQVQSIVTVGRFEERKLLVRLDFFFVQYERNSTYNVGLGWPATIGGQIPGGQEQVFQNQYTFDLISRTTTSAQASIVNQPMPRLDILQTHGWVKIAKQSSVITANGNEATFQSGGEQNFIISGVGAAQIVPVKFGTNVTVLPRYDSNTRDVEMKLSADVADLTPPLVANGPPGRTTTRLETQVVLKLGQALILSGIKTANQRHNVAGLPGLSEIPVLGLLFGTHSNAKDETEGAVFIVPSVVDTVPKSALELINNAMTTYKEYSGEIEYVEAYPKTPPNAK, from the coding sequence ATGACCAGGCTCACACGCGTCCTCGCGCTCGCCGCAGCTCTCGCCGCGGGCGGCGTCGTCCTCGCCGCGCCGGAGGCAGCGTGGGCGCAGAAGAACAAGGGAGAGCACGAAGACATCGCGCTCGCGATCGGCGAGACGCGCACGCTCCCCGCCACCGGCGTCCGCGAATACTCCGAAGGCGTGAAGGGCATCGTCGACGTCGTCCCGACGCCGGACGGCAAGACCTTCATCCTCACCGGCCGCCGCGAAGGCACCACCACGCTCCTCCTCATCGGCGCGGGCGGACAGCAGACCGTCTACGAGGTCAACGTCGCCAAGCGCAACGTCGGCGTCGTCGAGCGCGAGGTCCAGGAGCTGATCAAGGACATCAACGGCCCGCGCACGCGGCGCATCGGCGCGAAGGTCTTCATCGACGGCGCGGTCGCGACGCCGGCGGAGAAGGCGCGCGTCGATCAGATCGCGAGCCTCTACGGCGAGCAGGTGCAGTCGATCGTCACCGTCGGCCGCTTCGAGGAGCGGAAGCTCCTCGTCCGCCTCGACTTCTTCTTCGTCCAGTACGAGAGGAACTCGACCTACAACGTCGGCCTCGGCTGGCCGGCGACGATCGGCGGCCAGATCCCGGGCGGTCAGGAGCAGGTCTTCCAGAACCAGTACACGTTCGACCTGATCTCGCGCACGACGACGTCGGCGCAGGCGTCGATCGTGAACCAGCCGATGCCGCGCCTCGACATCCTGCAGACGCACGGCTGGGTGAAGATCGCGAAGCAGTCGAGCGTCATCACCGCCAACGGCAACGAGGCGACGTTCCAGAGCGGCGGTGAGCAGAACTTCATCATCTCCGGCGTCGGCGCGGCGCAGATCGTCCCGGTGAAGTTCGGCACGAACGTCACCGTGCTCCCGCGCTACGACTCCAACACGCGCGACGTCGAGATGAAGCTCTCCGCCGACGTCGCCGACCTCACGCCGCCGCTCGTCGCGAACGGCCCGCCGGGCCGCACGACGACGCGCCTCGAGACGCAGGTCGTCCTGAAGCTCGGTCAGGCGCTCATCCTCTCCGGCATCAAGACGGCGAACCAGCGCCACAACGTGGCGGGCCTCCCCGGCCTCTCCGAGATCCCCGTCCTCGGCCTCCTCTTCGGCACCCACTCGAACGCGAAGGACGAGACCGAAGGCGCGGTCTTCATCGTCCCCTCCGTCGTCGACACCGTGCCGAAGAGCGCGCTCGAGCTCATCAACAACGCCATGACCACGTACAAGGAGTACTCCGGCGAGATCGAGTACGTGGAGGCCTACCCGAAGACGCCCCCCAACGCGAAGTAG
- the cpaB gene encoding Flp pilus assembly protein CpaB — MNRRALFIAVLVGMLGAFLLVLYQRRFELEASGGEKVKLLIAVKKIDRGKPITDDMISVREIPLAYVDERAIRETEKNKILGLKTGNTVKEQQLLLWADLTAADEKRDLSSLVLPGYRAVSIKAARDDTSIALIKPGDYVDVIAVLGPGQQAAVAEAKNAVVLLQRVLVLATGSDTSPEAAKDTKEANPYLQENLLTLSLTLNEAQVLALAAERGRLAVAVRHPDDQARTSGIVDLNFNQILDEKERAKIRNVRTGPRDLTAPGQ; from the coding sequence ATGAACCGTCGCGCTCTCTTCATCGCGGTCCTCGTCGGCATGCTCGGGGCCTTCTTGCTCGTGCTGTATCAGCGTCGCTTCGAGCTCGAGGCGTCGGGCGGCGAGAAGGTGAAGCTCCTCATCGCCGTGAAGAAGATCGATCGCGGCAAGCCGATCACCGACGACATGATCTCGGTCCGCGAGATCCCCCTCGCCTACGTCGACGAGCGCGCGATCCGCGAGACCGAGAAGAACAAGATCCTCGGCCTCAAGACCGGGAACACGGTGAAGGAGCAGCAGCTGCTCCTGTGGGCCGACCTCACCGCCGCGGACGAGAAGCGCGACCTCTCGTCCCTCGTCCTCCCCGGCTACCGCGCGGTGTCGATCAAGGCCGCGCGCGACGACACGAGCATCGCGCTCATCAAGCCGGGCGACTACGTCGACGTCATCGCGGTGCTCGGGCCCGGCCAGCAAGCGGCGGTCGCGGAGGCGAAGAACGCGGTCGTCCTCCTCCAGCGCGTGCTCGTGCTCGCGACCGGGAGCGACACCTCGCCGGAGGCGGCGAAGGACACGAAGGAGGCGAACCCGTACCTCCAGGAGAACCTCCTCACCTTGAGCCTCACGCTCAACGAGGCGCAGGTCCTCGCCCTCGCCGCCGAGCGCGGGCGCCTCGCCGTCGCCGTGCGCCACCCCGACGACCAGGCGCGCACGAGCGGCATCGTCGACCTCAACTTCAACCAGATCCTCGACGAGAAGGAGCGCGCCAAGATCCGCAACGTGCGGACCGGCCCGCGCGACCTCACGGCTCCCGGACAATGA
- a CDS encoding pilus assembly protein, whose product MFKRLMRNTKGAVMAEFVIAIVPVMTTFFSFVQLSRIATARLVVKHSAIVGARAAAVMSNANDNTPDQPGGNQQGEVSNAVKTAMGPWFTKAGGFTVVNVSVTDSSSRSDPYGWVEVKVNTLYACNVPMGFIACGGNTKRLEETFRMPHQGAIYKQK is encoded by the coding sequence ATGTTCAAGCGGCTCATGCGAAACACGAAGGGCGCCGTCATGGCGGAGTTCGTAATCGCCATTGTCCCCGTGATGACGACGTTCTTCTCGTTCGTCCAGCTCTCGCGCATCGCCACCGCGCGCCTCGTCGTGAAGCACAGCGCCATCGTCGGCGCGCGCGCGGCGGCGGTCATGTCGAACGCGAACGACAACACGCCCGATCAGCCGGGCGGCAACCAGCAGGGCGAGGTCTCGAACGCGGTGAAGACGGCGATGGGCCCGTGGTTCACGAAGGCGGGCGGCTTCACGGTCGTGAACGTGAGCGTGACCGACTCGTCGTCGCGCAGCGACCCGTACGGCTGGGTCGAGGTGAAGGTGAACACGCTCTACGCGTGCAACGTGCCGATGGGCTTCATCGCCTGCGGCGGCAACACGAAGCGCCTCGAAGAGACCTTCCGCATGCCCCACCAGGGCGCCATCTACAAGCAGAAGTGA
- a CDS encoding prepilin peptidase: MGEPYEHVVFVVAIAVALVAAVHDWQKGEIPNWVTLPFIVAAPVLHIVRYKLAKEPMEAALFEGAYSLGGAALAAVVPLLLFRQSAIGGGDVKLFIALGALLQPRFGVEAQMYGFFAGAILAPARLAYEGKLIKAIKNSLAILSNFFLPKPRQRTVDASALTWFRLGPAVFLGVVLTAYLHW; this comes from the coding sequence ATGGGAGAACCGTACGAGCACGTCGTCTTCGTCGTCGCGATCGCGGTCGCCTTGGTCGCCGCCGTGCACGACTGGCAGAAGGGCGAGATCCCGAACTGGGTGACCCTCCCCTTCATCGTCGCCGCGCCCGTCCTCCACATCGTCCGTTACAAGCTCGCAAAAGAACCGATGGAGGCGGCCTTGTTCGAAGGCGCCTACTCCCTTGGCGGGGCCGCTCTCGCAGCGGTGGTCCCGCTTCTCTTGTTTCGGCAGTCCGCGATCGGCGGCGGCGACGTGAAGTTGTTCATCGCCCTCGGCGCGCTGCTCCAGCCTCGGTTCGGCGTCGAGGCTCAGATGTACGGGTTCTTCGCCGGAGCGATCCTTGCACCAGCTCGTCTCGCCTACGAAGGCAAGTTGATCAAGGCCATCAAGAACTCGCTCGCGATCCTCTCGAACTTCTTTCTTCCGAAGCCACGTCAACGCACGGTCGACGCGTCCGCGCTCACCTGGTTTCGCTTGGGCCCCGCCGTCTTTCTCGGAGTGGTCCTGACCGCGTACCTCCACTGGTAG
- a CDS encoding zf-HC2 domain-containing protein gives MSCARKQSVEALRDGRLPADEQRELERHLLSCPDCAAEDRALDVLQDRLRAAKPELPDELALRRLRRRVLEDPAPAPSRRSRPRLVLAAAPSRPRFVLASAAAAAAAAVAVAALLAMRFAPSSSSSSSSPPASPPVEPVEPVATHVEATDEGGARWSAFDEGPLRRIDLLEGSLALRVDRPPGGRRVVVRVPDGEIEDVGTEFHVQVSGGRTTAVRVDRGSVVLHLDGMPAHTLGAGETWKRPPPPPPPPPIASSPAPAPSAAARPASSDDGEEDRAYVEIVRLLREDRTAEARAAARAYMQRFPNGFRRAEVERVIGR, from the coding sequence ATGAGCTGCGCGCGGAAGCAGAGCGTCGAGGCGCTGCGCGACGGCCGCCTCCCCGCCGACGAGCAGCGCGAGCTCGAGCGCCACCTCCTCTCCTGCCCCGACTGCGCGGCGGAGGACCGCGCGCTCGACGTGCTGCAGGACCGCCTCCGCGCCGCGAAGCCGGAGCTCCCCGACGAGCTCGCGCTCCGCCGCCTGCGCCGCCGCGTGCTCGAGGACCCCGCGCCGGCACCTTCACGACGTTCGCGGCCGCGCCTCGTCCTCGCGGCCGCGCCTTCGCGACCGCGCTTCGTCCTCGCGTCCGCGGCGGCCGCGGCTGCTGCGGCCGTGGCGGTCGCGGCCCTGCTCGCGATGCGCTTCGCGCCATCGTCGTCGTCGTCGTCGTCGTCGCCGCCGGCGTCGCCGCCCGTCGAGCCCGTCGAGCCCGTCGCCACGCACGTCGAGGCGACGGACGAGGGCGGCGCGCGCTGGTCGGCGTTCGACGAAGGACCGCTCCGCCGGATCGATCTGCTCGAAGGCTCGCTCGCGCTCCGCGTGGATCGCCCGCCCGGCGGACGGCGCGTCGTCGTGCGCGTCCCCGACGGCGAGATCGAAGACGTCGGCACCGAGTTCCACGTGCAGGTCTCGGGCGGACGCACCACCGCGGTGCGGGTCGATCGAGGAAGCGTCGTGCTCCACCTCGACGGCATGCCCGCCCACACCCTCGGAGCGGGAGAGACCTGGAAGCGCCCGCCGCCGCCCCCGCCGCCCCCGCCGATCGCATCGTCGCCCGCGCCCGCGCCGTCGGCCGCCGCGCGGCCCGCGTCGAGCGACGACGGCGAAGAGGATCGCGCCTACGTCGAGATCGTGCGCCTGCTGCGCGAGGACCGAACCGCCGAGGCGCGCGCCGCCGCCCGCGCGTACATGCAGCGCTTCCCGAACGGCTTCCGCCGCGCCGAGGTCGAGCGCGTGATCGGTCGCTGA